CGCCGCATGTATAACCAAAGTACATTGTGATGCGCTTTTACGCCGGCAATCGCAAAGACACCTTTTGTATCGTGCGCCTCTGAGCAAGTCGACACACACAGTGGTTGAGCATCGAAAAACTGGCTGTCTCTTTATTGTGGTTGCTTTTATATCTTCGTGTGCGAGGGTGCCGCATGCGCAGAAGTGGTTAGGGGAAAGAAGGATGCGCTGCTATCAGCTCGTCTGCTTCCGTGGTGGCCAAGTATGATACATCTTTCccttaacgagaaaaaaaaaaagaaggactttATGACCacaaggcacgaaaaaaaaatctaggaGACTTGACGGAAATTCGCTTCGTATTGCAGCCGTTGAGGCTTGTTGCGCTGACGGGTCGACCTGCGGGGCTCTGCTTCCGATGTCTCCACTTTGGGGAAGACCTGTATGTTGGCTTGCGGATCACCAGTTAACCCGGGTGCACTTTGGCCTTGTTCTGGAGGCTCCGGTCTTTCGTTTTGTAAGCTACTATTTTCAGCGTTGCTGTCGTCATCTTCGTCTACCCTGCGGTATTTTTCCCGCGTTTGCAGCAGGTGTTGTCTGTTCCTCCTTAGAAGCCTTCCATCCTCCGTCTCCACGATGCGGGACCGGGGAGCCGCTTCTTGAAGCACTCTTGCCTTACGTGACCAGTTGTCATCCAGTATGCGTACCGTGTCTCCTTGCTGCAAAGCGTGCAGCGTTTTGCCCGTGGCCCGCTGTTGATGCTTGACTATTGGGCATCCCAGCTCAGTGCTGTATTCCGGAACGTTGGTGCGCAGGCGCCGTCCCTGTAACAGTTGGGCAAGTGAATGACCATCCTCTAGTACAGACACACGATAAGACAAGAGTCCTAACCAAAAATCGTCGCAAGATTCAGTGGTATTTTTCATAATGCGCTTAACTATCTGTACTCCCTTTTCAGCAAGTCCGTTTGATCTCGGATATCGCGGGCTTGGTGTAATGTGCTCAAAATCATATCGGCTTGCGAAGTCTGCAAACTCTTTGGATGCAAATTGAGGCCCATTATCTGTAAGTACTTCCACAGGGATCCCGTAGCGCGCGAATATCGCGGATGTTTTTTGTACCACCTCATGGGCCGTCATTGTAGATAACTTTTCCACTTCAGGAAAATTTGAGTGCGCATCGAACACTACTAGATGCTCCTCCCCGGCGAAATGGAATATGTCGATGCCTACTCTGTACCACGGCATACTAGGTGTCGGGCGCAAAATAAGGGGCTCGGACTGCAGCTTGTACGCATATTTTTGGCATGCGTTGCACGAACGAATCATTGATTCAATGCTGCTGTCTAGTCCAGGCGAAAAAATAAGAGTGCGCGCTCTTGCCTTGCACTTATTCATACCCAGATGACCTGCGTGTACCTTTGTTAGCATTTCGCTCCTCATGGACTTGGGTATGACAATTTTGCATCCTTTCAGTAGTATACCGTCAATGACAGATAGCTCAGCCGTAAACGGACGTACTTCCCCTTGAACCGTTGTTCCACGCGACAGTTGATGCATTACAGCACTCAGATAGGGATCCGACAGTGTCTCGTCCTGAAGGCGACGTTTTGTCGATGGGGTTACCATGCACGAGACTAGACGAACTGCATGGACCTCGATGTCCTCCATTGCTTCCGGGTTTGGTGAAAGGGAGGGCGCACGGGAGAGCATGTCAGCCAGGAGCAGGTCCTTTCCAGGAACGAACTGCAAGTCATAATTGTATTTTAGAAGGCGAACAAAGAAACGCTGTAGCCGGGGTGGCATTTCTCCGATGTATTTTTTTGCGATTGCCAACAACGGTCGGTGGTCCGTCTCTATGAGGATCTTGCGGCCATAAGTAAACTGGTGAAATTTTTCGCAGGCGAACACTATGCCAAGCGTTTCTTTCTTGATTTGCGAATATCGCGTTTCGCTATCAGTTAGCGTTCGCGAGGCGTACATCACTGGGCGCCATTCATTCTGGTGTTTTTGCAATAGCGACGCGCCAATGCCGATGGCTGACGAGTCGGCCGAGATCTTTGT
The sequence above is drawn from the Dermacentor andersoni chromosome 7, qqDerAnde1_hic_scaffold, whole genome shotgun sequence genome and encodes:
- the LOC129383370 gene encoding uncharacterized protein yields the protein MPPRLQRFFVRLLKYNYDLQFVPGKDLLLADMLSRAPSLSPNPEAMEDIEVHAVRLVSCMGRRLRTNVPEYSTELGCPIVKHQQRATGKTLHALQQGDTVRILDDNWSRKARVLQEAAPRSRIVETEDGRLLRRNRQHLLQTREKYRRVDEDDDSNAENSSLQNERPEPPEQGQSAPGLTGDPQANIQVFPKVETSEAEPRRSTRQRNKPQRLQYEANFRQVS